The sequence GGAATCGGTGGCACGCCTGCGGCCCGCGTGGACGAACTCTTCGCCAGGTATCCGAAGTTGATGGGCGAACTCTCCTACCGCCCGGGTCTCGCCTGCGCCGACGGCCAGCTCTGTCCCGAGTGGCGCGCGCTGCTGCTCAAGTACCCCGACCGTTTCATGATCGGCTCCGACACCTGGGTCAACCAGCGCTGGCAGTACTACGGCGAGCTCATGCAGGGTTACCGCACCTGGCTCGGCGGCCTGCCGGCCGATGTGGCGCGGCGCATTGCATGGGACAACGGCGCACAGCTGTTTGGCGTGGCCGAGCCCGCTTCGCGGTGATCCAGCTCCATTTCTTTCCCAGCACCGCGGCCATGGTGCCGCACATCCTGCTCGAAGAACTGGGCGTGCCTTACGAGCGCGTGCTGGTGGACCGCGAACACGGCGCGCTCGACTCGCCGGCCTACCGGGCGCTCAACCCCAACGGCTTGATCCCGGTGCTGGTGGATGGTGATCTGGTGCTCTACGAGACCGCCGCGATCTGCCTGCACCTGAGCGACACGCATCCTCAGGCGAAGCTCATGCCGGCGCTGGGCACGGCCGAGCGTGCCCATGCCTACAAATGGTTGATGTGGCTGACCAACACCCTGCAGGCCACGTTGCTCGCCTATTTCTATCCGCACCGCTGGGTGAACGGGGGTGGTGCCACCGGTGAGGCCGACGTCAAGGCC is a genomic window of Hydrogenophaga sp. RAC07 containing:
- a CDS encoding glutathione S-transferase family protein, encoding MIQLHFFPSTAAMVPHILLEELGVPYERVLVDREHGALDSPAYRALNPNGLIPVLVDGDLVLYETAAICLHLSDTHPQAKLMPALGTAERAHAYKWLMWLTNTLQATLLAYFYPHRWVNGGGATGEADVKAAAKHRVGVLLDQLDAELARHGGPWLLGESHSLLDAYVFTLCRWTRHFSSGAAREREHLGAYLRRVLERPAVRRALANEGLTEPFV